From Cricetulus griseus strain 17A/GY chromosome 1 unlocalized genomic scaffold, alternate assembly CriGri-PICRH-1.0 chr1_0, whole genome shotgun sequence, a single genomic window includes:
- the Bglap gene encoding osteocalcin encodes MRTFSLLTLLALAAFCLSGPADAKPSGSESDKAFVSKQEGSKVVNRLRRNLNHGPGAPAPYPDPLEPKREVCELNPNCDELADHIGFQDAYSRFYGTTP; translated from the exons ATGAGGACTTTCTCTCTACTCACTCTGCTGGCCCTGGCTGCATTCTGCCTCTCTGGCCCAGCAG atgcAAAGCCCAGTGGCTCAGAGTCCGACAAAG CCTTCGTGTCCAAGCAGGAGGGCAGTAAGGTAGTGAATAGACTCCGGCGCAACCTGAACCATGGGCCTGG AGCCCCAGCCCCCtacccagatcccctggagcccAAGAGGGAGGTGTGTGAGCTCAATCCCAATTGTGATGAGCTAGCGGACCATATCGGCTTCCAAGATGCCTACAGCCGCTTCTACGGTACCACTCCTTAG
- the Paqr6 gene encoding membrane progestin receptor delta: MPQVGARRERATVVAGTVRVYPESGSRNPMSGCQFLTRPCSVSRSTWRYLATMLSLKLPQLLRVHQVPRVFWEDSIMSGYRRPTSSALDCVLSSFQMTNETVNIWTHFLPTWYFLWRLLALGGPGFRAEPYHLPLLVFLLPACLYPFASCCAHTFSSMSPRARHICYFLDYGALSLYSLGCAFPYAAYSMPASWLHSRLHQFFVPTAALNSFLCTGLSCYSRFPELESPRFSKALRTAAFAYPFLFDNLPLFYRLQLCWGRAHSCEQEALSSSHAYHLLCALLTGFLFAARLPERLAPGRFDYIGHSHQLFHICAVLGTHFQLEAVLADMGSRRAWLAMQEPTLGLQATMVTLSLAVIGNLLIITAFTASLLRIPGTCPLLHGGPLEEGLQAKQQ, translated from the exons ATGCCCCAGGTTGGGGCCAGGAGGGAACGGGCAACAGTTGTGGCCGGCACTGTGAGAGTCTACCCTGAATCTGGCAGCAGGAACCCTATGTCTGGGTGCCAGTTCCTGACTCGCCCCTGTTCTGTCTCCAGGTCTACGTGGAGGTACCTGGCCACTATGCTCAGTCTCAAGCTGCCTCAACTTCTTCGAGTCCACCAGGTCCCCCGG gTGTTCTGGGAAGACAGCATCATGTCTGGCTATCGTCGCCCCACAAGTTCGGCCTTAGACTGTGTCCTCAGCTCCTTCCAGATGACCAATGAGACGGTCAACATCTGGACTCACTTCCTGCCAACCTG GTACTTCCTATGGCGCCTCCTGGCGTTGGGCGGCCCGGGGTTCCGCGCCGAGCCGTACCACCTGCCGTTGCTGGTCTTCCTACTGCCCGCCTGCCTCTACCCCTTCGCATCCTGCTGCGCTCACACCTTTAGCTCCATGTCGCCCCGTGCGCGCCATATCTGCTACTTCCTGGACTACGGGGCGCTCAGTCTCTACAGCCTGG GCTGCGCCTTCCCCTATGCCGCCTACTCCATGCCGGCCTCCTGGCTGCACAGCCGCCTGCACCAGTTCTTCGTGCCCACCGCTGCGCTCAACTCCTTCCTGTGCACCGGCCTCTCCTGCTACTCGCG GTTCCCAGAGCTAGAAAGTCCCAGGTTCAGCAAGGCTCTCCGCACAGCTGCCTTTGCCTACCCCTTCCTGTTTGACAACCTCCCACTGTTCTACAGG CTGCAGCTGTGTTGGGGCAGGGCCCACAGCTGTGAGCAGGAGGCACTGAGCTCCAGCCACGCCTACCACCTCCTTTGTGCTCTGCTCACAGGCTTCCTTTTTGCAGCCCGTCTGCCAGAGCGCCTGGCACCCGGGCGCTTCGACTATATTG GCCACAGCCACCAGCTATTCCACATCTGTGCCGTGCTGGGCACCCACTTCCAGCTGGAGGCGGTGCTGGCAGATATGGGATCCCGCAGAGCCTGGCTGGCCATGCAAGAGCCCACCCTTGGCCTGCAGGCCACCATGGTCACACTGAGCCTGGCAGTGATTGGGAACCTGCTCATCATCACTGCTTTCACGGCCTCTCTGCTGCGGATCCCTGGAACCTGCCCTCTGCTGCATGGTGGCCCACTAGAAGAGGGACTCCAGGCTAAACAACAGTGA
- the Pmf1 gene encoding polyamine-modulated factor 1 isoform X2, with product MLGLLQSLQDPCFFCAGHCCPLVNKLWNCSVGKPTVHTSISYERFTNCYKHFHQLDPEVTKWVYDKFVAQLQTSIREEISEIKEEGNLEAVLNSLDKIVEEGKAHGEPAWRPSGIPEKDLCSVMAPYFLQQRNTLCHRVQKQEAKNQELADAVLAGRRQVEEMQQQVQALRQAWQALHKEQTELLSVLRAPE from the exons atgctgggattattACAATCACTACAAG ATCCCTGCTTCTTTTGTGCCGGTCACTGCTGCCCTCTGGTGAACAAACTGTGGAACTGTTCAGTCGGGAAGCCCACTGTGCATACTAGCATAAG CTACGAGAGATTCACCAACTGTTACAAACACTTCCACCAGTTGGATCCTGAGGTGACAAAGTGGGTCTATGACAAGTTTGTGGCTCAGTTACAGACATCCATCCGG GAGGAGATCTcagaaataaaagaggaagggAACCTAGAAGCTGTCTTGAACTCCCTGGATAAGATTGTAGAAGAAGGCAAAGCCCATGGAGAACCAGCCTG GCGACCCAGTGGAATCCCAGAGAAAGACCTGTGCAGTGTCATGGCACCCTACTTCCTGCAGCAACGGAACACCCTGTGCCACCGTGTGCAGAAGCAGGAGGCCAAGAACCAGGAACTAGCCGATGCTGTTCTGGCTGGGCGCAGGCAGGTGGAGGAAATGCAGCAGCAGGTTCAGGCCCTCCGGCAGGCATGGCAG GCTCTTCACAAAGAGCAGACGGAACTGCTGTCAGTGCTGAGGGCACCTGAGTGA
- the Pmf1 gene encoding polyamine-modulated factor 1 isoform X3, which produces MAEGDIGTLAPSSYRYERFTNCYKHFHQLDPEVTKWVYDKFVAQLQTSIREEISEIKEEGNLEAVLNSLDKIVEEGKAHGEPAWRPSGIPEKDLCSVMAPYFLQQRNTLCHRVQKQEAKNQELADAVLAGRRQVEEMQQQVQALRQAWQALHKEQTELLSVLRAPE; this is translated from the exons ATGGCTGAAGGGGATATTGGGACTCTGGCCCCTTCTTCCTACCG CTACGAGAGATTCACCAACTGTTACAAACACTTCCACCAGTTGGATCCTGAGGTGACAAAGTGGGTCTATGACAAGTTTGTGGCTCAGTTACAGACATCCATCCGG GAGGAGATCTcagaaataaaagaggaagggAACCTAGAAGCTGTCTTGAACTCCCTGGATAAGATTGTAGAAGAAGGCAAAGCCCATGGAGAACCAGCCTG GCGACCCAGTGGAATCCCAGAGAAAGACCTGTGCAGTGTCATGGCACCCTACTTCCTGCAGCAACGGAACACCCTGTGCCACCGTGTGCAGAAGCAGGAGGCCAAGAACCAGGAACTAGCCGATGCTGTTCTGGCTGGGCGCAGGCAGGTGGAGGAAATGCAGCAGCAGGTTCAGGCCCTCCGGCAGGCATGGCAG GCTCTTCACAAAGAGCAGACGGAACTGCTGTCAGTGCTGAGGGCACCTGAGTGA